Proteins encoded in a region of the Candidatus Omnitrophota bacterium genome:
- a CDS encoding HD domain-containing protein, which produces MNSDSIFGVNGPPDGPVREESLRKAYDTVKGSYEEMIFRMALLAEHKDEDTGTHLIRIVDYSTEIARGMGLDADNVEIIRYASPMHDIGKLLIPDNILKKKDSLTPEEREIMQKHAELGADIFMGSRSPLLMAACEICLTHHERYDGTGYPNGLKGDQIPVFGRIVALADVFDALTSIRPYKRAMDIRDAMDVIATQSGSHFDPKVLSAFKQRADSIRKIWQATKDIEGLVR; this is translated from the coding sequence ATGAACAGCGATAGCATTTTTGGCGTGAATGGTCCGCCTGACGGGCCCGTAAGGGAAGAGAGTCTGAGGAAGGCATATGATACGGTAAAAGGATCGTATGAGGAAATGATCTTCCGTATGGCCCTCCTGGCGGAGCATAAGGACGAGGATACGGGGACACACCTTATACGGATCGTCGATTATTCCACGGAGATAGCCAGGGGTATGGGGCTTGACGCGGATAATGTTGAGATAATAAGGTATGCCAGCCCCATGCATGATATAGGCAAACTGTTGATACCTGATAATATCCTCAAGAAAAAAGACAGCCTTACTCCCGAGGAAAGAGAGATAATGCAAAAACACGCTGAGTTGGGAGCGGATATCTTTATGGGCAGCAGATCGCCGTTGTTGATGGCGGCTTGTGAGATCTGCCTTACACACCATGAAAGGTATGACGGTACCGGGTATCCCAACGGGCTGAAGGGTGACCAGATCCCTGTCTTTGGAAGGATCGTGGCCCTGGCGGATGTTTTTGACGCGTTAACCTCCATAAGGCCTTATAAACGGGCTATGGATATCCGGGACGCGATGGATGTTATCGCTACCCAAAGCGGCTCACATTTCGACCCCAAAGTGCTCTCCGCTTTCAAACAAAGGGCTGATAGCATAAGAAAGATATGGCAGGCGACCAAGGATATAGAGGGCCTCGTGCGTTGA
- a CDS encoding serine hydrolase, whose amino-acid sequence MMREKNLRIDIVRGIVAYILIVLSSMPCEVFGAEDGIDVKVNGRGAVIMDAARGDILYAKNPQAKFPPASTAKVMTCILAIEKLGLDDDVVPGKDVIHVEPTIIGLKVGVRYKVRDLISAMLIKSANDAAFAIAEAISGDERSFAGLMNEKAREIGMTNTNFIKASGLPTGRKDAQYTTAEDLAAMMRYAIRYPEILENMSRKEAYISGSDGRKIHLKTHNKSLFKGSTAPWGKTGYTREARRTFVGVNPDMSPSIVFSLLKSREIWDDIAELNEKGMQLLEASRRTVIDKVLDWVRAQREKGRKKTEGAIPPVM is encoded by the coding sequence ATGATGCGGGAAAAGAATCTCAGGATAGATATAGTCAGGGGCATTGTCGCGTATATCCTTATAGTTCTCAGTTCAATGCCATGTGAGGTATTTGGCGCGGAAGATGGAATAGATGTCAAGGTTAACGGAAGAGGGGCGGTGATAATGGATGCCGCCCGGGGGGATATACTGTACGCTAAGAATCCACAAGCCAAATTCCCGCCGGCGTCCACGGCCAAGGTGATGACGTGTATATTGGCCATCGAGAAGCTCGGGCTTGATGATGACGTGGTCCCGGGAAAGGACGTTATCCATGTTGAGCCGACCATAATAGGGTTGAAGGTGGGCGTGAGATATAAGGTAAGGGACCTTATTTCGGCCATGCTTATAAAATCAGCGAATGACGCGGCTTTTGCCATAGCTGAAGCTATTTCTGGAGATGAACGGTCTTTTGCCGGACTTATGAATGAAAAAGCCAGGGAGATCGGAATGACCAATACCAATTTCATTAAAGCTTCCGGTCTCCCTACCGGGAGAAAAGATGCCCAGTATACTACGGCCGAGGACCTTGCCGCGATGATGAGGTATGCGATACGTTATCCGGAAATACTTGAGAATATGTCCAGGAAAGAAGCTTATATATCCGGAAGTGACGGTAGAAAGATACATTTGAAGACCCACAATAAGAGCCTTTTCAAGGGGAGTACCGCTCCATGGGGAAAAACGGGGTATACGAGAGAGGCAAGAAGGACTTTTGTCGGGGTCAATCCCGACATGTCGCCCAGCATAGTGTTCTCGCTTCTGAAATCACGGGAAATATGGGATGATATAGCTGAGCTTAACGAAAAAGGGATGCAATTGCTCGAGGCCAGTCGCAGAACGGTGATCGACAAAGTGCTGGACTGGGTACGCGCGCAGCGGGAAAAAGGCAGGAAAAAGACTGAGGGAGCCATTCCGCCGGTCATGTGA
- a CDS encoding STAS domain-containing protein, which produces MKIATHDRSGVTICSIKGEIMIDSIILIRNLFRGLIKRGINRVVIDLSEVDYIDSMGLAAIAGFSKSISSLEGDLRISDVPPKIESLFRITKLDRILSICPTQEEALAQMTGGHYEQR; this is translated from the coding sequence ATGAAAATAGCAACACATGATAGAAGCGGCGTGACGATATGCAGTATCAAGGGAGAGATAATGATAGACAGTATCATCCTTATACGTAATTTATTCAGGGGACTTATTAAGCGCGGGATCAACAGGGTGGTCATAGACCTGAGCGAGGTGGATTACATCGACAGTATGGGGCTCGCGGCAATTGCCGGTTTTTCCAAGAGCATCAGCTCCCTGGAGGGGGACCTGAGGATATCTGACGTTCCGCCCAAGATAGAATCCTTGTTCAGGATAACCAAACTTGACCGGATATTAAGCATATGCCCAACGCAGGAGGAAGCGCTGGCCCAGATGACAGGCGGGCACTATGAACAGCGATAG
- a CDS encoding STAS domain-containing protein: MSFEIEIKEQPGKIYLIFLEGSLDSDTYTILDERLAPILGLADLRGLVMNLKGLFYVSSDGLSVIFKARRITEGKGGTFMMTGLQPQIKKVFDILKALPETCVFQDMAEVDAYLDAMQKEELEKDR; the protein is encoded by the coding sequence ATGTCATTTGAAATAGAGATAAAAGAGCAGCCTGGCAAGATCTATCTTATATTTCTGGAAGGCAGTCTGGATTCCGATACCTATACGATACTTGATGAAAGATTGGCCCCTATTCTGGGCCTTGCCGACCTTAGGGGATTAGTGATGAACCTGAAAGGCCTTTTCTACGTAAGTAGCGACGGATTAAGCGTTATTTTCAAGGCCCGTCGCATAACGGAAGGCAAAGGCGGTACGTTCATGATGACCGGCCTTCAACCACAGATAAAGAAAGTTTTCGATATTCTCAAGGCCCTGCCCGAAACATGTGTTTTTCAGGATATGGCCGAGGTAGACGCGTATCTTGACGCCATGCAGAAAGAAGAACTTGAAAAGGACAGATAA
- a CDS encoding NCS2 family permease — translation MWLEKLFKLKENATDIRTEVLAGTTTFMTMAYIIFVQPAILSQCGMDFNAVMVATCVSSAIGCFLMGLLANYPIALAPAMGHNVYFAFVACPMIAGILGPGSDIAPWRVALGAVLLSGMVFIFFSFFGIRERIIKALPVSIRNAIAVGIGLLITLIGFEWSGLTVPDKSIYLTLGKLNSAPVLLSLFGLVVISSLMARKVRGAILIGMVITAAAGTTCGIIRYSGITSSIPSISPTFMRLSFSGALDMGFLELIFVFFFLDLFDTVGTLIGVSEKAGFMKDNELPRAKQALFADATATVTGAVLGTSTVTSYVESASGVSQGGRTGLANVVTGLLMLLALFFRPLIAMIGTSHMTADGLLLYPVISPVLIIVGCMMMSCVKKIDWDDLTEAIPAFLTIAVMPFCGFSITEGISFGFISYVILKTVSGKMREIPAFLSLFAGLFILRYIFMFAR, via the coding sequence ATGTGGCTGGAAAAACTCTTTAAGCTCAAAGAGAACGCGACAGACATACGGACCGAGGTCCTGGCCGGCACCACTACCTTTATGACCATGGCATATATCATCTTTGTCCAACCTGCCATACTGTCACAATGCGGAATGGACTTCAACGCCGTAATGGTAGCCACCTGCGTTTCAAGCGCCATAGGCTGTTTCCTGATGGGTCTTCTGGCCAACTATCCTATAGCCCTGGCTCCTGCCATGGGCCATAACGTATATTTCGCCTTTGTCGCCTGTCCGATGATAGCCGGCATATTAGGTCCGGGCAGCGATATCGCGCCGTGGCGCGTAGCGTTAGGCGCGGTACTCTTATCAGGCATGGTCTTTATCTTCTTCTCTTTCTTCGGCATAAGAGAGCGGATCATCAAGGCCCTTCCGGTCTCCATAAGGAACGCTATAGCTGTCGGCATAGGCCTTCTTATAACCTTGATCGGGTTCGAATGGTCGGGCCTGACCGTTCCGGACAAGTCCATCTACCTTACTCTGGGAAAGCTGAACTCGGCACCGGTGCTCTTATCTCTTTTTGGGCTCGTAGTGATATCTTCGCTGATGGCAAGAAAAGTGAGAGGGGCCATACTTATCGGAATGGTCATTACGGCCGCGGCGGGGACCACTTGCGGGATAATCCGGTATTCCGGAATAACAAGTTCGATACCTTCCATCAGCCCCACTTTCATGAGATTGAGCTTTTCCGGCGCGCTGGATATGGGGTTCCTTGAACTTATCTTCGTGTTCTTTTTCCTGGACCTTTTCGACACGGTCGGGACGCTTATAGGCGTGTCCGAAAAAGCCGGCTTCATGAAGGACAATGAGCTTCCGAGGGCCAAACAGGCGCTTTTCGCGGACGCGACCGCTACGGTAACGGGAGCCGTGCTCGGCACTTCTACCGTAACAAGTTATGTGGAAAGCGCTTCCGGGGTATCGCAGGGCGGCAGGACGGGACTCGCTAACGTGGTAACGGGTCTTTTAATGCTTCTGGCCCTTTTCTTCCGTCCGCTTATAGCCATGATCGGCACCAGCCACATGACCGCGGACGGCCTTCTCCTCTATCCGGTGATCTCACCGGTACTGATCATCGTTGGATGCATGATGATGAGCTGCGTCAAAAAAATAGACTGGGACGATCTTACGGAAGCTATCCCCGCTTTTCTCACCATAGCGGTAATGCCCTTCTGTGGGTTCAGCATAACCGAAGGCATTTCCTTCGGGTTCATCTCATATGTGATACTGAAGACCGTCTCCGGAAAGATGCGGGAAATACCGGCATTTTTATCCCTGTTCGCCGGGCTTTTCATACTAAGATATATCTTCATGTTCGCGAGATGA